One genomic window of Bactrocera tryoni isolate S06 unplaced genomic scaffold, CSIRO_BtryS06_freeze2 ctg7180000341352_QRY, whole genome shotgun sequence includes the following:
- the LOC120779377 gene encoding arrestin, lateral eye-like has product CAHKDEFGTQRVYKKTSPNCVLTLYLPSREITLSGNNPAILRGIIYVDPKAIQGYRVYAQLTLTFRYGREDEEVMGLRFCNEAIMSLHQVWPRNEEPARESLSPLQ; this is encoded by the exons ATGCGCACACAAGGATGAATTTGGCACGCAACGTGTCTACAAGAAGACTTCACCAAATTGTGTGCTCACACTCTACTTACCTTCGCGAGAGATCACACTTTCCGGCAATAATCCAGCTATATTGCGAGGCATTATTTATGTGGATCCAAAGGCGATACAAGGTTACAGGGTTTATGCACAATTAACGTTGACTTTCCG TTACGGCCGCGAGGATGAGGAGGTGATGGGTTTGCGTTTCTGCAATGAGGCTATTATGTCGCTACATCAAGTCTGGCCAAGGAATGAGGAGCCGGCGCGTGAGTCACTCAGTCCACTGCAG